A stretch of Paenibacillus mucilaginosus 3016 DNA encodes these proteins:
- the hisC gene encoding histidinol-phosphate transaminase encodes MQPKKNIVHLPVYQPGKPMEEVKRELGLTEVIKLASNENPFGCSPKAKEAIISAVDNASIYPDGGAVDLTAAVSAHLGVQPNQVIFGAGSDEVILMIARAFLTPEDETITAFPTFPQYKHNAEVEGAAVIEVPVDEEGRHDLKAMLAKVNEKTKIVWICNPNNPTGTMLSEAEITAFLDAVPSRVMVILDEAYAEYNVTGEYPDSISLLQKYNNIVVLRTFSKIYGLASLRIGFGVGHPDVIRSVNQVREPFNTTGFAQKAALAAVNDQSFIESCREANAAGIQQLNAAFDKLGLRYFDAHGNFVMVDVERPGGEVFQGLLRKGIIVRHDPSWGYPTRIRVTVGSTEQNEKFLKALEEVLSEVAVS; translated from the coding sequence GTGCAGCCTAAGAAGAATATCGTGCATCTGCCGGTATACCAGCCCGGCAAACCTATGGAGGAAGTCAAACGGGAGCTTGGTCTGACGGAAGTCATCAAGCTTGCCTCCAACGAGAACCCGTTCGGGTGCTCGCCGAAGGCGAAAGAAGCGATCATCTCGGCAGTCGATAACGCCAGCATCTATCCGGACGGCGGAGCGGTCGACCTGACGGCGGCCGTGTCCGCCCATCTGGGCGTACAGCCGAACCAGGTGATCTTCGGAGCGGGCTCCGATGAAGTCATCCTGATGATTGCGCGCGCGTTCCTGACGCCGGAAGACGAAACGATCACGGCTTTCCCGACATTCCCGCAGTACAAGCATAATGCGGAAGTCGAGGGAGCGGCGGTCATCGAAGTGCCGGTGGACGAGGAAGGCAGGCATGATTTGAAGGCGATGCTCGCGAAGGTGAACGAGAAGACGAAGATCGTCTGGATCTGCAACCCGAACAACCCGACAGGGACCATGCTCAGCGAAGCCGAAATTACGGCGTTCCTCGACGCGGTTCCTTCGCGTGTCATGGTCATTCTCGACGAGGCTTATGCCGAGTACAACGTCACAGGCGAATACCCGGACAGCATCTCGCTGCTTCAGAAGTACAACAATATCGTTGTGCTCCGCACGTTCTCCAAGATCTACGGTCTGGCTTCCCTGCGCATCGGCTTCGGTGTGGGTCATCCGGATGTGATCCGTTCGGTGAACCAGGTGCGCGAGCCGTTCAACACGACCGGCTTCGCCCAGAAGGCAGCCTTGGCCGCCGTTAACGATCAATCGTTCATCGAGAGCTGCCGTGAGGCGAATGCGGCGGGCATTCAGCAGCTGAATGCGGCTTTTGACAAGCTCGGACTCCGCTATTTTGATGCGCACGGCAACTTTGTCATGGTAGATGTGGAGCGCCCGGGCGGAGAAGTGTTCCAGGGGCTGCTGCGCAAAGGCATTATTGTCCGCCACGACCCGAGCTGGGGATATCCGACGAGAATCCGTGTGACGGTGGGCAGCACGGAGCAGAACGAGAAGTTCCTGAAGGCGCTGGAAGAGGTTCTGAGCGAAGTGGCGGTTTCATGA
- the trpA gene encoding tryptophan synthase subunit alpha, producing the protein MNRIDAKFAALKEQELTAFIPFLTIGDPDVRTSIDIIHELEKAGASMVELGVPYSDPLADGPVIQRSSMRALKANRITILDVIGAAKTAREEGSELPFILFTYYNPVLQTGLDRIFPLLVESSISGLIIPDLPMEEDEEVRRLAEQHGIHLIPLVAPTSRERVERIASRASGFVYCVSSLGVTGTRTEFHTGIDEFLSTVKGATSLPIAIGFGISTPEQVARFSGVCDGIVVGSALVRTVEEALPLLSEPASRREGLLQIHDFVRTLVGNGSGIVRT; encoded by the coding sequence ATGAACCGGATCGACGCCAAATTCGCTGCTCTGAAGGAGCAGGAGCTTACCGCATTCATTCCGTTCCTCACCATTGGTGACCCGGATGTCCGCACCTCGATCGACATCATTCACGAGCTGGAGAAGGCCGGCGCTTCCATGGTGGAGCTCGGCGTGCCTTATTCCGATCCGCTGGCCGACGGGCCGGTCATCCAGCGTTCCTCCATGCGGGCGCTCAAGGCGAACCGGATCACGATTCTCGATGTGATCGGGGCCGCCAAGACGGCGAGGGAGGAAGGCAGCGAGCTGCCGTTCATTTTGTTTACCTATTATAATCCGGTGCTGCAAACCGGCCTTGACCGGATCTTCCCGCTTCTGGTGGAGAGCAGCATCAGCGGCCTCATTATCCCTGATCTGCCGATGGAAGAGGATGAGGAAGTGCGCCGGCTGGCGGAGCAGCACGGCATCCACCTGATTCCGCTGGTGGCGCCGACCTCCCGGGAGCGCGTGGAACGGATCGCTTCCAGAGCGAGCGGGTTCGTTTACTGCGTGTCCTCGCTTGGCGTGACCGGCACCCGGACCGAGTTCCATACGGGCATCGACGAGTTCCTGAGCACCGTCAAGGGAGCGACTTCGCTGCCGATCGCCATCGGCTTCGGCATCTCGACGCCGGAGCAGGTGGCCCGCTTCTCGGGGGTCTGCGACGGCATTGTCGTCGGCAGCGCCCTTGTGCGGACGGTCGAAGAGGCGCTGCCTCTGCTGTCCGAGCCGGCCTCCCGCAGAGAAGGACTCTTGCAAATTCATGATTTTGTGCGTACATTAGTGGGAAACGGTTCCGGCATCGTGCGGACCTGA